One Natronolimnobius sp. AArcel1 DNA window includes the following coding sequences:
- the dacZ gene encoding diadenylate cyclase DacZ — protein MAGLDDVYGELFSGVDAVMLFAPSGSYYEQIAAVDDLDVIVVGTENDVGAETFVELPLEFSDVSERVRFALEGALGQGVIDDGDDLLCATNIFDDDIDTLSRVRADAGDHTGIYDLFAKSRADPEVVKSVLELVLELGQKGQKGKPVGALFVVGDAGKVMNKSRPLSYNPFEKSHVHVGDPIVNVMLKEFSRLDGAFVISDAGKIVSAYRYLEPSAEGVDIPKGLGTRHMAGAAITRDTNAITIVLSESDGLVRAFKAGELIFEVDPEAY, from the coding sequence ATGGCCGGGTTAGACGACGTGTATGGGGAACTCTTTTCGGGAGTCGATGCGGTCATGCTCTTTGCACCGAGTGGGTCGTACTATGAGCAGATCGCTGCCGTTGATGACCTCGACGTGATCGTCGTCGGAACGGAAAACGACGTCGGCGCAGAGACGTTCGTGGAACTCCCCCTCGAGTTCAGCGATGTTTCAGAGCGAGTTCGATTCGCACTCGAGGGCGCTCTCGGGCAAGGCGTCATCGACGACGGCGACGACTTGCTGTGTGCAACGAACATTTTTGATGACGATATTGATACGCTCTCACGCGTGCGAGCTGATGCCGGCGATCACACTGGCATCTACGATCTCTTCGCAAAATCCCGTGCAGACCCCGAGGTCGTCAAATCTGTCCTTGAATTAGTACTCGAACTCGGGCAGAAAGGACAGAAAGGCAAACCCGTCGGTGCGCTGTTCGTCGTCGGCGACGCGGGCAAGGTCATGAACAAATCGCGCCCGCTGTCGTACAACCCATTCGAGAAGTCCCACGTCCATGTTGGCGACCCAATTGTCAACGTCATGCTCAAGGAGTTCTCGCGGCTCGACGGTGCGTTCGTCATCTCCGACGCTGGCAAGATCGTCTCGGCGTATCGCTACCTCGAGCCCTCCGCAGAGGGAGTCGACATCCCGAAAGGTCTCGGGACGCGTCACATGGCCGGGGCGGCGATTACGCGTGATACGAACGCGATTACGATCGTGCTATCGGAAAGCGATGGACTCGTCCGCGCGTTCAAAGCCGGCGAGTTAATTTTCGAGGTCGACCCGGAGGCGTATTGA
- a CDS encoding uracil-xanthine permease family protein, with protein MTGDDAAAAGNRDGSSGAVEENDDIEYGIDDRPPMGESAVLGIQHYLTMVGANIAVPLILAGAMEMPGDVAARFIGTFFVVSGIATLAQTTFGNRYPIVQGAPFSMLAPALAIITVVTAGGVGAGDWETALLQLQGAIIVAATVQVAMGYFGLVGKLRRFLSPVVIAPTIALIGLALFNVDQVTQTDQSWLLLGFTLGLIVLFSQYLDVKHRAFRLYPVIIAIGLAWAVAAMLSATGTIGDGHPGYISFGEVTDASLLMPIYPLQWGIPEVTAAFVIGMFAGVLASIVESIGDYYAVANITGSAAPSEKRINHGIGMEGLMNVFSGIMGTGGSTSYSENIGAIGLTGVASRYVVQIGAVFMLIFGFIGYFGQLIATIPDPIIGGLFIAMFAQIVAVGIGNLRHVDLESSRNVFIIGFALFVGLAIPAYMGNFETTLEFRDAVGLEGAIASLVSVLEPLGLVSADATAWLEAAGYAVVDTVYIIGSTGMAVGGLAALFLDNTIPGTRKERGLAEWNRIAEDDAEFEPFWERWVGSNDSSKEQDN; from the coding sequence ATGACGGGGGACGATGCAGCGGCGGCGGGGAATCGCGACGGTTCATCAGGGGCCGTCGAGGAAAACGACGACATCGAGTACGGGATCGACGACCGGCCGCCGATGGGCGAATCGGCGGTGCTTGGCATTCAACACTACCTGACGATGGTGGGGGCGAACATCGCAGTCCCGCTGATTTTGGCGGGTGCGATGGAGATGCCGGGTGATGTTGCGGCGCGATTTATCGGCACCTTCTTCGTCGTGAGCGGGATCGCGACGCTCGCCCAGACGACGTTCGGGAACCGGTATCCAATCGTTCAGGGGGCACCGTTCTCGATGCTCGCACCCGCGCTGGCGATCATCACGGTCGTGACTGCGGGTGGCGTCGGTGCTGGTGACTGGGAAACGGCCCTGTTACAGTTACAGGGCGCAATCATCGTCGCCGCGACGGTGCAGGTCGCGATGGGGTATTTCGGACTGGTCGGGAAGCTTCGTCGCTTCCTCTCGCCGGTCGTGATCGCGCCGACGATTGCCCTGATCGGACTGGCGCTGTTCAACGTCGATCAGGTAACGCAGACGGACCAGAGTTGGCTCTTGCTCGGCTTCACGCTTGGGCTCATTGTCCTCTTTTCGCAGTATCTCGACGTCAAACACCGCGCGTTCCGGCTCTATCCAGTTATCATTGCAATTGGTCTCGCCTGGGCTGTCGCTGCGATGCTCTCAGCAACCGGCACGATTGGTGACGGCCACCCCGGCTACATCTCCTTTGGCGAGGTGACGGACGCCTCGTTGCTCATGCCGATCTACCCGCTCCAGTGGGGAATACCCGAAGTGACTGCAGCGTTCGTTATCGGCATGTTCGCCGGCGTGCTCGCCTCGATTGTCGAAAGCATTGGTGACTACTACGCCGTCGCGAACATCACCGGTTCAGCCGCACCGAGCGAGAAACGAATTAACCACGGTATCGGGATGGAAGGGCTGATGAACGTCTTCTCGGGCATCATGGGCACCGGCGGCTCGACCTCCTACTCCGAGAACATCGGCGCAATCGGGCTCACCGGCGTCGCCTCGCGCTACGTCGTCCAGATCGGTGCCGTCTTCATGCTCATCTTCGGCTTCATCGGCTACTTCGGCCAACTCATCGCAACGATTCCCGACCCGATCATCGGCGGCCTCTTTATCGCCATGTTCGCCCAGATCGTCGCCGTCGGTATCGGCAACCTCAGACACGTCGACCTCGAGTCCTCGAGAAATGTCTTCATCATCGGGTTTGCGCTGTTCGTCGGGCTCGCAATTCCGGCGTACATGGGCAACTTCGAGACGACGCTCGAGTTCCGCGACGCCGTTGGACTCGAGGGGGCGATTGCGTCGCTGGTATCGGTGCTCGAGCCGCTAGGGCTCGTGAGTGCGGACGCAACAGCGTGGCTCGAGGCTGCCGGATACGCCGTCGTCGATACGGTCTACATCATCGGCTCGACGGGCATGGCAGTTGGCGGATTGGCTGCACTCTTCTTGGATAATACGATTCCCGGGACGCGCAAAGAGCGCGGCCTCGCAGAGTGGAATCGAATTGCTGAGGACGATGCGGAGTTCGAGCCGTTCTGGGAGCGCTGGGTCGGCAGTAACGACTCCTCGAAAGAGCAGGACAACTGA
- a CDS encoding universal stress protein: MYDCIVVPTDGSPKGERALEYAFDLALAHDATIRAVYVVNAAGYGGLPMETAWEGISEALREEGRSAVERVEELAPEGVEVDTKILDGSPSRVIVEEAGPDACDLIVMGTHGRGGIDRLLLGSVTERVVRCAEVPVLTVQVGTNAPEEPMEGEQPQVAVE, translated from the coding sequence ATGTACGATTGCATCGTCGTCCCAACTGATGGCTCACCGAAGGGTGAACGTGCACTCGAGTACGCGTTCGATCTTGCACTCGCACACGACGCGACGATTCGGGCCGTCTACGTCGTCAACGCAGCAGGCTATGGTGGCCTCCCGATGGAGACCGCCTGGGAAGGGATCAGCGAGGCGCTGCGCGAGGAAGGCCGGTCGGCAGTCGAGCGCGTCGAAGAACTCGCTCCGGAGGGCGTCGAGGTCGACACCAAAATCCTCGATGGCTCACCGAGTCGCGTCATCGTCGAGGAAGCCGGCCCCGACGCGTGTGATCTCATCGTCATGGGAACACACGGCCGCGGCGGCATTGACCGCCTCCTGCTCGGCAGCGTCACCGAACGCGTCGTCCGCTGTGCCGAGGTTCCCGTCCTCACCGTCCAGGTAGGCACGAACGCACCCGAGGAGCCGATGGAGGGCGAACAGCCACAGGTCGCCGTTGAGTAG